In one window of Streptomyces sp. FXJ1.172 DNA:
- a CDS encoding acetyl/propionyl/methylcrotonyl-CoA carboxylase subunit alpha, translating to MRKVLIANRGEIAVRVARACRDAGIASVAVYADPDRDALHVRAADEAFALGGDTPATSYLDIEKVLNAARESGADAVHPGYGFLSENADFAQAVLDAGLIWIGPPPQAIRDLGDKVAARHIAQRAGAPLVAGTPDPVSGAEEVVAFAEQHGLPIAIKAAFGGGGRGLKVARTLEEVPELYESAVREAVAAFGRGECFVERYLDRPRHVETQCLADKHGNVVVVSTRDCSLQRRHQKLVEEAPAPFLSDEQVAELYRASKAILKEASYEGAGTCEFLVGQDGTISFLEVNTRLQVEHPVTEEVAGIDLVREMFRIADGEELGYDDPALRGHSFEFRINGEDPGRNFLPAPGTVTRFDAPSGPGVRLDAGVEAGSVIGPAWDSLLAKLIVTGRTREEALQRAARALDEFQVEGMATAIPFHRAVVRDPAFAPELTGSNDPFTVHTRWIETEFVNEIKPFAAPADAEAEEEAGRETVVVEVGGKRLEVSLPSSLGMSLARTGLAAGAKPKRRAAKKSGPVASGDTLASPMQGTIVKIAVEEGQEVQEGDLIVVLEAMKMEQPLNAHKAGTIKGLSAEVGASITSGAAICEIKD from the coding sequence GTGCGCAAGGTGCTCATCGCCAACCGTGGCGAAATCGCTGTCCGCGTGGCCCGGGCCTGTCGGGACGCCGGGATCGCGAGCGTGGCCGTCTACGCCGACCCGGACCGGGACGCTCTGCATGTCCGCGCCGCGGATGAGGCGTTCGCCCTGGGCGGTGACACACCGGCCACCAGCTACCTGGACATCGAGAAGGTCCTGAACGCGGCGCGCGAGTCGGGCGCGGACGCCGTCCACCCCGGCTACGGCTTCCTGTCGGAGAACGCCGACTTCGCGCAGGCCGTGCTGGACGCGGGCCTGATCTGGATCGGCCCGCCGCCGCAGGCCATCCGGGACCTGGGTGACAAGGTCGCCGCCCGGCACATCGCCCAGCGCGCCGGCGCGCCCCTGGTGGCCGGCACCCCGGACCCGGTCTCCGGTGCCGAGGAGGTCGTGGCGTTCGCCGAGCAGCACGGCCTGCCGATCGCCATCAAGGCGGCCTTCGGCGGCGGTGGCCGCGGCCTGAAGGTCGCCCGCACCCTGGAAGAAGTACCCGAGCTGTACGAGTCGGCCGTGCGCGAGGCGGTCGCCGCCTTCGGCCGCGGCGAGTGCTTCGTCGAGCGCTACCTGGACCGCCCCCGCCACGTGGAGACCCAGTGCCTGGCGGACAAGCACGGCAACGTGGTCGTCGTGTCGACCCGTGACTGCTCGCTGCAGCGCCGGCACCAGAAGCTGGTGGAGGAGGCCCCGGCGCCGTTCCTGAGCGACGAGCAGGTCGCCGAGCTGTACCGCGCCTCGAAGGCCATCCTGAAGGAGGCCTCCTACGAGGGCGCGGGCACCTGCGAGTTCCTGGTCGGCCAGGACGGCACGATCTCCTTCCTGGAGGTCAACACCCGCCTCCAGGTCGAGCACCCGGTGACCGAGGAGGTCGCCGGCATCGACCTGGTCCGCGAGATGTTCCGCATCGCCGACGGCGAGGAACTGGGTTACGACGACCCGGCCCTGCGCGGCCACTCCTTCGAGTTCCGCATCAACGGTGAGGACCCGGGCCGCAACTTCCTGCCGGCTCCCGGCACGGTGACGAGGTTCGACGCGCCGTCCGGTCCCGGTGTCCGCCTGGACGCGGGCGTGGAGGCCGGCTCGGTCATCGGCCCGGCGTGGGACTCCCTGCTGGCCAAGCTGATCGTGACGGGCCGTACGCGCGAGGAGGCCCTCCAGCGGGCCGCCCGCGCCCTGGACGAGTTCCAGGTCGAGGGCATGGCCACGGCGATCCCCTTCCACCGCGCGGTCGTGAGGGACCCGGCCTTCGCCCCCGAACTGACGGGCTCGAACGACCCGTTCACGGTCCACACCCGGTGGATCGAGACCGAGTTCGTCAACGAGATCAAGCCCTTCGCCGCCCCGGCCGACGCCGAGGCGGAGGAGGAGGCCGGCCGTGAGACGGTCGTCGTCGAGGTGGGCGGCAAGCGCTTGGAGGTCTCCCTCCCCTCGTCGCTCGGCATGTCCCTGGCCCGCACCGGTCTCGCGGCGGGCGCCAAGCCCAAGCGCCGCGCGGCCAAGAAGTCCGGCCCCGTCGCCTCCGGCGACACCCTCGCCTCCCCGATGCAGGGCACGATCGTCAAGATCGCAGTCGAGGAGGGCCAGGAGGTCCAGGAGGGCGACCTGATCGTCGTCCTGGAGGCCATGAAGATGGAACAGCCCCTCAACGCCCACAAGGCGGGCACCATCAAGGGCCTCAGCGCCGAGGTCGGCGCCTCCATCACGTCGGGCGCGGCGATCTGCGAGATCAAGGACTGA
- a CDS encoding DeoR/GlpR family DNA-binding transcription regulator codes for MFAAERRQLILEMVRANGAVSLRELARVVQTSEVTVRRDVRALEAEGLLDRRHGGAVLPGGFTRESGFPQKSHLATAEKTAIADLAAGLVEEGEAIVVGAGTTTQELARRLARVPGLTVVTNSLLVAQALAHANRVEVVMTGGTLRGSNYALVGSGAEQSLQGLRVSKAFLSGSGLTAERGLSTSNMLSASVDRALVQAAAEVVVLADHTKLGTDTMFQTVPTDLITRLVTDEPPGHDDRAATELQALADQGVQIAVAGAGSPPGGEQAPARRAPLPGPRRGHVALRSGAAGMGEQPAGVERGRVADLRRR; via the coding sequence GTGTTCGCTGCTGAACGTCGCCAATTGATCCTCGAAATGGTGCGAGCGAACGGTGCGGTCTCGCTCCGTGAACTCGCCCGCGTCGTCCAGACCTCCGAAGTGACCGTACGGCGGGACGTGCGGGCACTGGAGGCAGAAGGACTCCTCGACCGCCGGCACGGCGGTGCCGTACTGCCGGGCGGTTTCACGCGCGAGTCGGGCTTCCCGCAGAAGTCCCACCTCGCGACCGCCGAGAAGACGGCCATCGCCGATCTCGCCGCGGGCCTCGTCGAAGAGGGCGAGGCCATCGTGGTCGGCGCGGGTACCACCACGCAGGAGCTGGCCCGCCGGCTCGCGCGGGTGCCCGGCCTGACCGTCGTCACCAACTCCCTCCTGGTCGCCCAGGCGCTGGCCCATGCCAACCGGGTGGAGGTCGTGATGACCGGCGGCACCCTGCGCGGCTCCAACTACGCCCTCGTCGGCTCCGGCGCCGAGCAGTCCCTCCAGGGGCTGCGGGTGTCGAAGGCCTTCCTCTCCGGGAGCGGTCTGACCGCCGAACGCGGCCTGTCCACGTCCAACATGCTCTCGGCGTCCGTCGACCGGGCGCTCGTCCAGGCCGCCGCCGAGGTCGTGGTCCTCGCCGACCACACCAAGCTCGGCACCGACACCATGTTCCAGACCGTGCCGACGGACCTGATCACCCGCCTGGTCACCGACGAGCCCCCGGGCCACGACGACCGCGCCGCCACCGAGTTGCAGGCCCTTGCCGACCAGGGGGTGCAGATCGCCGTGGCCGGGGCGGGCAGCCCTCCGGGGGGTGAGCAGGCCCCGGCGCGGCGCGCACCCCTGCCGGGGCCGCGCAGGGGGCACGTGGCGCTCCGCTCGGGAGCGGCGGGGATGGGGGAGCAGCCGGCAGGGGTTGAGCGGGGGCGCGTCGCTGATCTGCGGCGGCGGTAG
- a CDS encoding NAD(P)H-quinone dehydrogenase, with translation MGYVTRIVIIGGGPGGYEAALVAAQLGAEVTVVDCDGLGGASVLTDCVPSKTLIATAEVMTTFDSSYEELGIIVADDTPPLEQTARVVGVDLGKVNRRVKRLALAQSHDITASVTRAGARVLRGRGRLEGMQALDGSRKVVVTAADGTEETLVADAVLIATGGHPRELPDAQPDGERILNWTQVYDLTELPEELIVVGSGVTGAEFAGAYQALGSKVTLVSSRDRVLPGEDPDAAAVLEDVFRRRGMNVMARSRAQSAKRVGGRVEVTLADGRVISGSHCLMAVGAIPNSAGLGLEEAGVKLRESGHIWTDKVSRTTAPGVYAAGDVTGIFALASVAAMQGRIAMYHFLGDAVTPLNLKTVSSNVFTDPEIATVGYTQADVDAGKIDARVVKLPLLRNPRAKMQGIRDGFVKIFCRPGTGIVVGGVVVAPRASELIHPISIAVDNNLTVEQIANAFTVYPSLSGSIAEVARQLHTRKASAEA, from the coding sequence ATGGGGTACGTGACTCGGATCGTGATCATCGGTGGCGGACCCGGCGGATATGAAGCGGCGCTGGTGGCCGCTCAGCTCGGCGCGGAGGTGACCGTCGTCGACTGCGACGGTCTGGGCGGAGCGTCGGTACTGACCGACTGCGTGCCGTCGAAGACCCTAATCGCCACGGCCGAGGTGATGACCACCTTCGACTCCTCCTACGAGGAGCTGGGGATCATCGTCGCCGACGACACTCCGCCGCTGGAGCAGACCGCCCGGGTGGTCGGGGTGGATCTCGGCAAGGTCAACCGGCGTGTCAAGCGGCTCGCGCTCGCGCAGTCGCACGACATCACCGCCTCCGTCACGCGCGCCGGCGCCCGGGTCCTGCGCGGGCGCGGTCGGCTCGAGGGCATGCAGGCCCTCGACGGGTCCCGCAAGGTCGTCGTCACCGCCGCCGACGGCACCGAGGAGACCCTCGTCGCCGACGCCGTCCTCATCGCCACCGGTGGTCACCCGCGCGAGCTGCCCGACGCCCAGCCCGACGGCGAGCGCATCCTCAACTGGACCCAGGTCTACGACCTCACCGAGCTGCCGGAAGAGCTGATCGTGGTCGGCTCCGGTGTGACCGGTGCCGAGTTCGCCGGCGCCTATCAGGCACTCGGGTCCAAGGTCACGCTCGTGTCCTCGCGGGACCGCGTGCTGCCGGGCGAGGACCCGGACGCCGCCGCCGTGCTGGAGGACGTCTTCCGGCGCCGCGGCATGAACGTCATGGCCCGTTCCCGCGCGCAGTCCGCCAAGCGCGTCGGGGGCCGGGTCGAGGTGACGCTGGCCGACGGCCGGGTCATCAGCGGCTCGCACTGCCTGATGGCCGTCGGCGCCATCCCGAACAGCGCGGGCCTCGGCCTGGAGGAGGCGGGCGTCAAGCTGCGCGAGTCCGGTCACATCTGGACCGACAAGGTGTCCAGGACGACCGCGCCCGGCGTGTACGCGGCCGGTGACGTGACCGGGATCTTCGCCCTCGCGTCCGTCGCCGCCATGCAGGGACGTATCGCCATGTACCACTTCCTCGGTGACGCGGTGACCCCGCTGAACCTGAAGACCGTCTCCTCCAACGTCTTCACCGACCCCGAGATCGCGACGGTCGGCTACACGCAGGCGGACGTGGACGCGGGCAAGATCGACGCGCGGGTCGTCAAGCTCCCCCTGCTGCGCAACCCGCGCGCCAAGATGCAGGGCATCCGGGACGGCTTCGTCAAGATCTTCTGCCGGCCGGGCACGGGCATCGTGGTCGGCGGTGTGGTCGTGGCGCCGCGCGCCTCGGAACTGATCCACCCCATCTCGATCGCCGTCGACAACAATCTGACGGTCGAACAGATCGCGAACGCGTTCACCGTGTACCCCTCCCTTTCGGGGTCGATCGCGGAGGTGGCCAGGCAGCTCCACACGCGCAAGGCGAGCGCGGAGGCCTGA
- a CDS encoding gamma-glutamylcyclotransferase: MSLYAAYAGNLDAGLMSHRAPHSPLRATGWLNGWRLTFGGEQLGWEGALATIVEDPLAQVFVGLYDIAPLDEESLDRWEGVGLGIYRRVRVRVHTLDGEEPAWTYVLDGYEGGLPSARYLGEIADAAESAGAPHDYVMELRKRPC, translated from the coding sequence ATGTCGCTCTATGCCGCGTACGCCGGCAACCTCGACGCCGGGCTGATGTCACACCGCGCCCCGCACTCCCCGCTGCGTGCCACCGGCTGGCTGAACGGCTGGCGGCTGACGTTCGGCGGCGAGCAGCTGGGCTGGGAGGGGGCGCTGGCGACGATCGTCGAGGACCCGCTCGCGCAGGTCTTCGTCGGCCTCTACGACATCGCACCCCTGGACGAGGAGTCCCTCGACCGGTGGGAAGGCGTGGGTCTCGGCATCTACCGGCGCGTACGCGTGCGCGTGCACACCCTGGACGGCGAGGAGCCGGCCTGGACGTACGTCCTCGACGGCTACGAGGGCGGGCTCCCCTCGGCGCGCTACCTCGGTGAGATCGCGGACGCGGCGGAATCGGCGGGAGCGCCGCACGACTACGTGATGGAACTGCGGAAACGGCCCTGCTGA
- a CDS encoding type II toxin-antitoxin system RelE family toxin, translating to MPPTTTYDVYYTVQAAQARDRLDDRQRNAFDKGIAMLARDPFLPVSRPIGSTGDDRTIRLTQNILVEYTVSRGRLLIFIVEVFNDKDVLITEE from the coding sequence ATGCCCCCCACGACCACCTACGACGTCTACTACACGGTCCAGGCCGCACAGGCTCGTGACCGCCTGGACGACCGGCAGCGGAACGCGTTCGACAAGGGCATCGCCATGCTGGCCCGCGACCCCTTCCTTCCGGTGTCCCGGCCCATAGGGTCCACCGGCGACGACCGCACGATCCGTCTCACCCAGAACATCCTGGTGGAGTACACGGTGAGCCGCGGGCGTCTGCTCATCTTCATCGTCGAGGTCTTCAACGACAAGGACGTCCTCATCACCGAGGAGTGA
- a CDS encoding purine-nucleoside phosphorylase — protein MNASLLPDDIQGDPYAAADAAAARLRELTGAETHDVALVMGSGWAPAVDALGTPDAEFQVTELPGFPPPAVEGHGGKIRSYSFGDKRALVFLGRTHYYEGRGVAAVAHGVRTAVAAGCKTIVLTNGCGGLREGMRPGQPVLISDHINLTATSPIVGANFVDLTDLYSPRLRALCKEIDASLEEGVYAQFPGPHYETPAEIRMARVIGADLVGMSTVLEAIAAREAGAEVLGISLVTNLAAGMTGEPLNHEEVLQAGRDSAARMGQLLGQVLGKL, from the coding sequence GTGAACGCATCTCTTCTTCCGGACGACATCCAGGGCGACCCGTACGCCGCCGCCGACGCCGCCGCCGCGCGCCTGCGCGAACTCACCGGCGCCGAGACCCACGACGTCGCCCTCGTGATGGGCTCCGGCTGGGCTCCGGCCGTCGACGCCCTGGGCACACCCGACGCCGAGTTCCAGGTCACCGAGCTGCCCGGCTTCCCGCCGCCAGCCGTCGAGGGGCACGGCGGCAAGATCCGCTCGTACTCCTTCGGTGACAAGCGCGCGCTGGTCTTCCTGGGCCGCACGCACTACTACGAGGGCCGTGGCGTCGCAGCCGTCGCCCACGGCGTGCGCACCGCCGTGGCCGCCGGCTGCAAGACCATCGTCCTCACCAACGGCTGCGGCGGCCTGCGCGAGGGCATGCGCCCCGGGCAGCCGGTCCTGATCAGCGACCACATCAACCTGACGGCCACGTCCCCGATCGTCGGCGCCAACTTCGTCGACCTCACCGACCTCTACTCCCCCCGCCTGCGCGCCCTGTGCAAGGAGATCGACGCCTCCCTGGAGGAGGGCGTCTACGCGCAGTTCCCCGGCCCGCACTACGAGACCCCGGCCGAGATCCGCATGGCCCGCGTCATCGGCGCGGACCTGGTCGGCATGTCCACGGTCCTCGAGGCCATCGCCGCGCGCGAGGCGGGCGCCGAGGTGCTGGGCATCTCCCTGGTCACCAACCTGGCGGCCGGCATGACCGGCGAGCCCCTCAACCACGAGGAGGTCCTCCAGGCGGGCCGCGACTCCGCCGCGCGGATGGGCCAGCTGCTGGGCCAGGTGCTGGGCAAGCTGTAG
- a CDS encoding phospho-sugar mutase gives MHDDLMARATAWLAEDPDTETRDELAKLIEAGDTNELSARFSGTLQFGTAGLRGELGAGPMRMNRSVVIRAAAGLAAYLKKQGRAGGLVVIGYDARHKSADFARDTAAVMTGAGLRAAVLPRPLPTPVLAFAIRHLGAVAGVEVTASHNPPRDNGYKVYLGDGSQIVPPADAEIAAEIDAIASLNDVPRPQSGWQTLDESVLDAYLARTDAVLADGSPRTARTVYTAMHGVGKDVLLAAFARAGFPEPVLVAEQAEPDPDFPTVAFPNPEEPGAMDLSFARARATGPDLVIANDPDADRCAVAVKDGADWRMLRGDEVGALLAAHLVRRGATGVFAESIVSSSLLSRIAQKANLPYEETLTGFKWIARVDGLRYGYEEALGYCVDPEGVRDKDGITAALLITELASQLKEEGRTLLDLLDDLAVEHGLHATDQLSVRVQDLSLIADAMRRLREQPPTELAGLAITRAEDLTRGTDRLPPTDGLRYTLDGARVIVRPSGTEPKLKCYLEVVVPVATHAGLPTAHARANELLAQIKRDLSAAAGI, from the coding sequence GTGCACGACGATCTCATGGCCCGGGCCACGGCCTGGCTCGCCGAGGACCCCGACACGGAGACCCGTGACGAACTGGCCAAGCTGATCGAGGCCGGCGACACGAACGAACTGTCGGCCCGGTTCAGCGGCACGCTCCAGTTCGGCACCGCGGGTCTGCGCGGCGAGCTGGGCGCCGGCCCCATGCGCATGAACCGCAGCGTCGTCATCCGCGCCGCGGCCGGCCTCGCCGCGTACCTGAAGAAGCAGGGCCGGGCCGGCGGGCTCGTCGTCATCGGATACGACGCCCGCCACAAGTCCGCCGACTTCGCCCGGGACACCGCCGCCGTGATGACCGGCGCCGGCCTTCGCGCGGCGGTCCTCCCCCGCCCCCTGCCCACCCCCGTCCTCGCCTTCGCCATACGGCACCTCGGCGCGGTCGCGGGCGTCGAGGTCACCGCCAGCCACAACCCGCCCCGGGACAACGGCTACAAGGTGTACCTCGGCGACGGCTCCCAGATCGTGCCGCCCGCCGACGCGGAGATCGCCGCCGAGATCGACGCGATCGCCTCCCTGAACGACGTACCGCGCCCGCAGTCCGGCTGGCAGACCCTGGACGAGTCGGTCCTGGACGCCTACCTGGCCCGCACGGACGCCGTGCTGGCCGACGGCTCCCCCCGCACCGCCCGCACGGTCTACACGGCCATGCACGGCGTCGGCAAGGACGTCCTGCTCGCCGCGTTCGCCCGGGCCGGGTTCCCGGAGCCGGTGCTGGTCGCCGAGCAGGCCGAGCCGGACCCGGACTTCCCGACGGTCGCCTTCCCGAACCCGGAGGAGCCGGGCGCGATGGACCTGTCGTTCGCCCGCGCCCGCGCCACCGGCCCGGACCTGGTCATCGCCAACGACCCCGACGCCGACCGCTGCGCGGTGGCCGTCAAGGACGGCGCCGACTGGCGGATGCTGCGCGGCGACGAGGTCGGCGCGCTGCTCGCCGCCCACCTGGTCCGCCGCGGCGCGACCGGCGTGTTCGCCGAGTCGATCGTCTCATCCTCCCTCCTGAGCCGGATCGCCCAGAAGGCGAACCTCCCCTACGAGGAGACGCTGACCGGCTTCAAGTGGATCGCCCGCGTGGACGGCCTGCGCTACGGCTACGAGGAGGCCCTCGGCTACTGCGTGGACCCCGAGGGCGTGCGCGACAAGGACGGCATCACCGCCGCGCTCCTGATCACCGAACTGGCCTCGCAGCTCAAGGAGGAGGGCCGTACCCTCCTGGACCTCCTCGACGACCTCGCCGTGGAGCACGGTCTGCACGCCACCGACCAGCTCTCGGTCCGTGTCCAGGACCTCTCGCTGATCGCGGACGCGATGCGCCGCCTGCGCGAGCAGCCACCGACCGAGCTGGCGGGCCTGGCCATCACCCGTGCCGAGGACCTCACCCGGGGCACGGACAGGCTGCCGCCCACGGACGGCCTGCGCTACACGCTGGACGGCGCCCGGGTGATCGTCCGCCCGAGCGGCACCGAGCCGAAGCTGAAGTGCTACCTGGAGGTCGTCGTACCGGTCGCCACGCACGCCGGCCTGCCGACGGCCCACGCCCGCGCGAACGAACTCCTCGCGCAGATCAAGCGGGACCTGTCGGCGGCCGCCGGTATCTGA
- a CDS encoding PH domain-containing protein: MTTPDHPSPASQPPEPVYQDRIYRSPMAIPSGVLLLGLIGWLGFDALFSGHGRAPWLALAGMILAVPLVIAFTLRPAVFANDDRLRIRNPFRVITLPWGEIAALRSGFSNEVVANSGTKYQLWAIPVSLRARKRAARQQVDAGTKGNEGGSAQARRLGLRRGGFGLAAGPDSGPTQAETDQWMNDLRAFHERHEGRDTAHGETTVRWAYEVLGPALAGAVVLAILLATG; this comes from the coding sequence ATGACCACCCCCGACCACCCGTCACCCGCGTCACAGCCTCCGGAGCCCGTCTACCAGGACCGGATCTACCGCTCGCCCATGGCCATCCCGAGCGGTGTGCTGCTTCTCGGGCTCATCGGCTGGCTGGGCTTCGACGCGCTGTTCAGCGGTCATGGCCGCGCCCCGTGGCTGGCGCTCGCCGGGATGATCCTGGCCGTTCCGCTGGTGATCGCCTTCACGCTGCGGCCCGCGGTGTTCGCCAACGACGACCGGCTGCGGATCCGCAACCCCTTCCGGGTGATCACCCTGCCCTGGGGCGAGATCGCCGCCCTGCGCTCCGGCTTCTCCAACGAGGTCGTGGCGAACTCCGGCACCAAGTACCAGCTGTGGGCCATCCCGGTCTCGCTGCGGGCCCGCAAGCGGGCGGCGCGCCAACAGGTGGATGCAGGGACGAAGGGCAACGAGGGCGGCTCGGCCCAGGCCCGTCGCCTCGGTCTGCGCCGGGGCGGGTTCGGTCTGGCGGCGGGCCCCGACTCCGGGCCGACGCAGGCGGAGACCGACCAGTGGATGAACGACCTGCGCGCCTTCCACGAGCGGCACGAGGGCAGGGACACGGCCCACGGCGAGACGACCGTGCGCTGGGCCTACGAGGTGCTCGGACCGGCGCTGGCGGGCGCGGTCGTGCTGGCGATCCTGCTGGCCACGGGCTGA
- the deoC gene encoding deoxyribose-phosphate aldolase, translating to MPTTAPTAHALADVTASDSALGRFLHGLPGVDAVGLEARAASLGTRSIKTTAKAYAIDLAISMVDLTTLEGADTPGKVRALGAKAVHPDPTDRTTPTTAAVCVYPDMVAVAKEAVAGSGVKVASVATAFPAGRAALDVKLADVRDAVAAGADEIDMVIDRGAFLAGKYLKVYDEIVAVKQACGTSARLKVIFETGELSTYDNIRRASWLGMLAGADFIKTSTGKVAVNATPANTLLMLEAVRDFRAQTGIQVGVKPAGGIRTTKDAVKFLVLVNETAGEDWLDNHWFRFGASSLLNDLLMQRQKLATGRYSGPDYVTVD from the coding sequence ATGCCCACCACTGCACCCACAGCACACGCTCTCGCTGACGTCACCGCGTCCGACAGCGCGCTGGGCCGCTTCCTGCACGGGCTGCCCGGCGTCGACGCGGTCGGCCTGGAGGCGCGGGCCGCGTCTCTCGGCACCCGTTCCATCAAGACCACCGCGAAGGCGTACGCCATCGACCTCGCCATCTCGATGGTCGACCTGACGACGCTGGAAGGCGCGGACACCCCGGGCAAGGTCCGGGCGCTCGGCGCCAAGGCCGTCCATCCCGACCCGACCGACCGGACGACGCCGACCACGGCGGCCGTCTGCGTCTACCCCGACATGGTGGCCGTCGCCAAGGAGGCCGTCGCCGGCTCGGGCGTCAAGGTCGCCTCGGTCGCCACCGCCTTCCCGGCCGGCCGTGCCGCCCTCGACGTGAAGCTGGCCGACGTCCGTGACGCCGTCGCCGCGGGCGCGGACGAGATCGACATGGTCATCGACCGGGGCGCGTTCCTGGCCGGCAAGTACCTGAAGGTGTACGACGAGATCGTCGCCGTGAAGCAGGCCTGCGGCACGAGCGCCCGCCTGAAGGTCATCTTCGAGACCGGCGAGCTGTCGACGTACGACAACATCCGCCGCGCCTCCTGGCTCGGCATGCTCGCGGGCGCCGACTTCATCAAGACCTCGACGGGCAAGGTGGCGGTCAACGCCACGCCCGCCAACACCCTGCTGATGCTGGAGGCCGTGCGGGACTTCCGCGCGCAGACCGGCATCCAGGTCGGCGTGAAGCCGGCCGGCGGCATCCGCACCACCAAGGACGCCGTCAAGTTCCTGGTCCTGGTCAACGAGACCGCGGGCGAGGACTGGCTGGACAACCACTGGTTCCGCTTCGGCGCCTCCTCGCTCCTGAACGACCTGCTGATGCAGCGTCAGAAGCTGGCCACCGGCCGCTACTCCGGCCCCGACTACGTGACGGTGGACTGA